CCTTCTCGAACGAGTCGTTGGCCGCGTCGAGCACCGAACTCGCCAGGTAGACCGCGCAGCCGTCGGCGGCCGCCCGCTCGGCCAGCTCCGGGAAGCGGTTGTCGTAGCAGGTGGCGGTCGCGAACCGGACGCCGTCCAGCGCGAAGCGCCCGTCGGCGGTGCCGGGCGCGAAGACCTCCGCCTCGATCCCGTACAGGTGCCGCTTGTCGTAGCGGGTCAGCAGGGAGCCGTCCGGGCCGATCACCAGCGTGGTGATGGCCGGGCGCCCCGAGTCGGTGCGCACGGGCCCGTTGACGACGGCCGCGGCCGACGCCTCCCGGCAGGCCTCCCGCAGCGGGTCGAGGCGCGGGTCGTCCTCGGTGAGCACCAGGCCCGGGGTGTCCCGGATCAGGCTCGGCTCGTAGCCGGTGAGGGCCAGCTCGGCGAAGACGACGACCCTGGCCCCCTCGGCCCCCGCGGCCCGGACGAGTCCGGCGGCGGTACGGACGTTGGCGGCGATGTCCCCGGCGACCGGGGCGAACTGGGTGGCTGCGACGATCATGGCCGCCATCATCCCGCCTCCCTCGGTAAGGAGCAACAGGCGGTTGAGGGTGTTAACCGTCGTGCTCGGCGGGCGCCGGCTCCGCCGCCCGCTCCGCCGCCCACTCGGCCGCCGGTTCCGCCGCCGTCGCACGCAGCAGCGCCAGGAAGGCGCTCGCCGCCGCCGTCGGGACCGCGGGGGTCGCCGCGCAGATCCGCCGCTGCGGTACGTCGTCCGGATGGATCGTCACCAGCGCCACGTCACGCCGCACCGAGGCCGCCGCCAGCGCCGGTACAAGGGTGATGCCGAGGCCCGCCGCGACCGCGCCCAGCTTCGCGATCCAGTCGTGGGCGATCAGGCCCGTGCGGGGCCGGAGCCCGGCGGCGACGGCGGGCCGGAACAGCGTGTCCTCCAGGCGCTCGTTGCCGACGATCCACTCCTCGTCGACCAGCTCCGCGAGCCGGACCGCCCGCCGGCCCGCGCACGGATGCCCGGCGGCCAGCGCCACCAGCATCGGTTCGTCCAAGAGGTGGTGGAGCGTCACCCCCTCGGGCGCCGCCCCGCCGGCGGCCGGGCTGACCACCGCCAGGTCCTCCTCTCCGGCCGCGACCAGCGCCAGGTGCTTGACCGAGGGCCCCTCGACCCGGGTC
The DNA window shown above is from Streptomyces showdoensis and carries:
- a CDS encoding carbon-nitrogen hydrolase family protein produces the protein MIVAATQFAPVAGDIAANVRTAAGLVRAAGAEGARVVVFAELALTGYEPSLIRDTPGLVLTEDDPRLDPLREACREASAAAVVNGPVRTDSGRPAITTLVIGPDGSLLTRYDKRHLYGIEAEVFAPGTADGRFALDGVRFATATCYDNRFPELAERAAADGCAVYLASSVLDAANDSFEKVYPVRARDFGLHVVLGNVLGANEDGVGAGRAGAWAPDGRRIADAGGEEPGYALAEVPDAR
- a CDS encoding LysR family transcriptional regulator, which gives rise to MAAMPSPHGLYEIFLAVAEHGSFTAAARALGYTQSAVSRQIQALEDETGAALFERLPRGVRLSEAGRVLLPHAEAVRDRLAVARTELAALRTLDGGLLRLGAFSSAGAALVPRAQAVFRVRHPGVVVTRVEGPSVKHLALVAAGEEDLAVVSPAAGGAAPEGVTLHHLLDEPMLVALAAGHPCAGRRAVRLAELVDEEWIVGNERLEDTLFRPAVAAGLRPRTGLIAHDWIAKLGAVAAGLGITLVPALAAASVRRDVALVTIHPDDVPQRRICAATPAVPTAAASAFLALLRATAAEPAAEWAAERAAEPAPAEHDG